A genomic region of Solanum dulcamara chromosome 2, daSolDulc1.2, whole genome shotgun sequence contains the following coding sequences:
- the LOC129872563 gene encoding uncharacterized protein LOC129872563, whose amino-acid sequence MVMDCLEHAKRCQAYQFHSNYTHQPLEPLHPTVASWPFDAWGLDIIGPLPKSSKGQMYILVAIDYFSRYGIARYIIINNGTSFGKKLMRSLCEKFSFKQRKSSMYNAPANGLIEAFNKTLGNLLKKVVAKNKRE is encoded by the exons ATGGTGATGGACTGTCTAGAGCATGCCAAAAGGTGTCAAGCATATCAATTCCATTCCAATTACACACACCAACCCCTTGAGCCACTTCATCCAACTGTGGCTTCATGGCCTTTCGATGCGTGGGGACTTGATATTATTGGGCCTCttccaaagtcatcaaaagggCAGATGTACATCTTGGTAGCCATTGATTACTTCTCAAG GTATGGCATAGCAAGATACATAATTATTAATAATGGAACGTCTTTCGGCAAAAAGCTTATGAGGAGTTTGTGCGAGAAATTCAGTTTCAAGCAACGCAAATCTTCAATGTACAATGCACCTGCCAATGGCCTTATTGAAGCTTTTAACAAGACACTTGGTAACCTGTTGAAGAAAGTCGTTGCAAAGAATAAAAGAGAGTGA